In Mixta intestinalis, the following are encoded in one genomic region:
- the dnaG gene encoding DNA primase → MAGRIPRVFINDLLARTDIVDLIDARVKLKKQGKNFHACCPFHNEKTPSFTVNGEKQFYHCFGCGAHGNAIDFLMNYDRLEFVESIEELATQHGLEVPYEAGSGPSQLERHQRQSLYQLMSGLSDFYQQALSQPQAESARAYLHQRGLSHEVIAHFAIGFAPPGWDNALKRFGRNPEDRQSLTDAGMLVTNDQGRSYDRFRDRVMFPIRDKRGRVIGFGGRVLGDGTPKYLNSPETDIFHKGRQLYGLYEAQKQHAEPAKLLVVEGYMDVVALAQFGVDYAVASLGTSTTADHIQLLFRSTDNVICCYDGDRAGREAAWRALETALPYMNDGRQLRFMFLPDGEDPDTLIRKEGKDAFEARMDQAMPLSSFLFDTLLPQVDLSTKDGRTRLSTLALPLIGQIPGETLRIYLRQQLGNMLGILDDRQLEKLLPKQAESGVQPVAPPLKRTTMRLLVGLLVQNPRLAAMVPSLQGLEQLNMPGLPLFMELVNSCNANPGLTTGQLLELYRGTNFSQHLETLATWNHMIVDEEVDAMFQDSLAKMYDSALEQRLEALIARSRTHGLTPEEREEVRSLSQALAKK, encoded by the coding sequence ATGGCCGGACGAATTCCACGCGTATTTATCAATGACTTACTTGCCCGCACGGACATTGTGGATCTGATCGATGCCCGCGTTAAGCTGAAAAAGCAGGGTAAGAATTTCCACGCGTGTTGTCCTTTCCATAACGAAAAAACCCCTTCCTTCACCGTTAACGGCGAAAAGCAGTTCTATCACTGTTTCGGCTGTGGCGCACACGGCAACGCGATCGATTTCCTGATGAACTACGATCGTCTGGAATTTGTCGAAAGCATTGAAGAGCTGGCAACGCAGCATGGGCTGGAAGTGCCTTATGAAGCAGGCAGCGGCCCAAGCCAGCTGGAACGCCATCAGCGTCAAAGCCTGTATCAGCTGATGTCCGGTCTGTCTGATTTTTATCAGCAGGCGCTGAGCCAGCCGCAGGCAGAATCAGCACGCGCCTATCTGCATCAGCGCGGGTTAAGTCATGAAGTCATTGCGCACTTTGCTATCGGTTTCGCTCCGCCCGGCTGGGATAATGCCCTAAAGCGTTTTGGACGTAATCCCGAGGATCGTCAGTCGCTAACGGATGCGGGCATGCTGGTCACTAACGATCAGGGCCGCAGCTACGATCGCTTCCGCGACCGCGTGATGTTCCCTATCCGCGATAAGCGGGGCCGGGTGATTGGCTTCGGCGGGCGTGTATTGGGTGACGGTACTCCTAAATACCTTAACTCGCCGGAAACCGATATTTTTCATAAAGGCCGTCAGCTGTATGGCCTGTATGAAGCGCAGAAACAGCATGCCGAACCTGCGAAGCTATTAGTTGTCGAAGGCTATATGGATGTGGTGGCTCTGGCACAGTTTGGCGTCGATTACGCCGTTGCTTCGCTGGGAACGTCTACCACGGCCGACCATATTCAGCTGCTGTTTCGCAGCACGGATAACGTAATCTGTTGTTATGACGGCGATCGTGCCGGCCGTGAAGCAGCATGGCGTGCTTTAGAGACCGCTCTGCCTTACATGAATGACGGACGTCAGCTACGCTTTATGTTTCTGCCCGATGGTGAAGACCCGGATACGCTGATTCGTAAAGAGGGTAAGGACGCTTTTGAAGCGCGTATGGATCAGGCGATGCCGCTATCGAGTTTCTTGTTCGATACGCTGTTGCCGCAGGTAGATTTGAGCACTAAAGATGGACGAACGCGCCTGAGTACGCTGGCGTTGCCGCTGATAGGTCAGATTCCTGGCGAAACATTGCGCATTTATCTGCGTCAGCAGCTGGGCAACATGCTCGGTATTCTGGATGACAGGCAGCTGGAAAAGCTGCTGCCAAAACAGGCCGAAAGCGGCGTCCAGCCGGTAGCCCCCCCGTTAAAACGCACCACCATGCGTCTACTTGTGGGTCTGCTGGTACAAAATCCGCGCCTGGCGGCGATGGTGCCTTCGCTACAGGGGCTGGAGCAGCTGAATATGCCAGGGCTGCCGCTGTTTATGGAACTGGTGAACAGCTGTAATGCTAATCCTGGCCTGACCACTGGTCAGCTACTGGAGTTATATCGCGGAACAAATTTTAGCCAGCACCTTGAAACGCTGGCAACATGGAACCACATGATCGTAGATGAGGAAGTCGACGCGATGTTTCAGGACTCCCTGGCGAAAATGTATGATTCTGCCCTGGAGCAGCGTCTGGAAGCGCTGATTGCCCGATCCAGAACGCATGGCCTCACCCCTGAAGAACGGGAAGAGGTACGCTCGCTCAGTCAGGCGCTGGCAAAGAAATAA
- the rpsU gene encoding 30S ribosomal protein S21, whose translation MPVIKVRENEPFDVALRRFKRSCEKAGVLAEVRRREFYEKPTTERKRAKASAVKRHAKKLARENARRTRLY comes from the coding sequence ATGCCGGTAATTAAAGTACGTGAAAACGAGCCGTTCGACGTAGCACTGCGTCGCTTCAAGCGTTCCTGCGAAAAAGCAGGCGTTCTGGCTGAAGTTCGTCGTCGTGAGTTTTATGAAAAACCGACCACCGAACGTAAGCGCGCTAAAGCGTCTGCTGTTAAGCGTCACGCCAAGAAACTGGCTCGCGAAAACGCACGCCGCACTCGTCTGTACTAA